Proteins encoded within one genomic window of Spirulina major PCC 6313:
- a CDS encoding YcjF family protein — translation MGVRVRKPILIGGVGLSFALWGWISLQDSLLDWGTVSLWGLMAIGGGLWWFRRDRPSLPTVAKPRSPLTAADLTTAKTHLNTLRQLLATECPQVDQRVWDQGLAQLEQGDSSPFTAAIVGSPWVGKTALQQALPHDPHWHNVETATPTAQTAALLYLVNGDLTAAELQHLQQWQQQHYPILLILTKQDQYPEEMRAILLDTLRQRVQGWIAAADVVAIAAAPSPITVRQHQADGSIREFQEPRPPELDSLLPRLAQLTTETEAIARAQQWRQVMAIQTEVKAALNGARRDRALPILERYQWIAATAAFANPVAALDLLATVAINAQLLVDLAQLHGQPLALDQAKPAARSIGELLLKLGAVELSTQTITAVLKSSPVTYAAGGLVQGISAAYLTRIVGLSLIDALQQQDPTQPPSALNWDSLSQGIQGAIAQTQQTGRVASFVAQMRSRLLSQGT, via the coding sequence ATGGGGGTTCGGGTTCGGAAACCGATTTTGATTGGGGGCGTGGGGTTATCGTTTGCGCTCTGGGGTTGGATTTCCCTCCAGGATTCGCTATTGGATTGGGGGACGGTGAGCCTCTGGGGGCTGATGGCGATCGGGGGTGGGCTATGGTGGTTCCGACGCGATCGCCCCTCCCTCCCCACCGTAGCCAAACCGCGATCGCCCCTCACAGCGGCCGACCTCACCACCGCGAAAACCCACCTCAACACCCTGCGCCAACTCCTCGCCACTGAATGCCCCCAGGTGGATCAACGGGTCTGGGATCAGGGGTTGGCGCAATTAGAACAAGGCGACTCGTCCCCCTTCACCGCTGCGATCGTCGGCTCCCCATGGGTGGGTAAAACCGCCCTCCAGCAGGCTTTACCCCATGATCCCCACTGGCACAATGTCGAAACCGCAACACCGACCGCGCAAACTGCCGCTCTCCTGTATCTCGTCAATGGCGACCTCACCGCCGCTGAATTGCAGCATCTCCAGCAATGGCAACAACAGCATTACCCGATCCTGCTGATTCTCACCAAGCAAGACCAATATCCTGAAGAGATGCGGGCCATCCTCCTCGATACGCTGCGCCAGCGGGTGCAGGGATGGATTGCAGCGGCGGATGTGGTGGCGATCGCCGCCGCCCCCAGTCCGATCACCGTCCGTCAACATCAGGCCGACGGCTCGATCCGTGAATTCCAAGAACCCCGCCCTCCCGAATTGGACAGCCTCCTCCCCCGCCTCGCTCAACTCACCACGGAAACAGAGGCGATCGCCCGCGCTCAACAGTGGCGGCAGGTGATGGCGATCCAAACGGAGGTGAAAGCGGCCTTAAACGGAGCACGGCGCGATCGCGCTCTCCCGATCCTCGAACGCTACCAATGGATCGCCGCCACCGCTGCCTTTGCCAACCCTGTCGCCGCCTTGGATCTGTTGGCTACTGTTGCGATTAATGCCCAATTACTCGTTGATCTCGCCCAACTCCACGGCCAACCCCTCGCCCTTGACCAAGCCAAGCCCGCCGCCCGTTCCATCGGGGAACTTCTCCTTAAACTCGGCGCAGTGGAACTTTCCACCCAAACGATCACCGCTGTGCTCAAAAGTAGCCCCGTCACCTATGCGGCGGGGGGGTTAGTCCAAGGCATCAGCGCGGCGTACCTAACGCGGATTGTGGGGTTGAGTCTGATCGACGCTCTCCAACAACAAGACCCCACCCAACCGCCATCGGCCCTCAACTGGGACAGCCTCAGTCAAGGGATTCAAGGCGCGATCGCTCAAACCCAACAGACGGGCAGGGTGGCGAGTTTTGTGGCGCAGATGCG